From Streptomyces durmitorensis, a single genomic window includes:
- a CDS encoding FtsW/RodA/SpoVE family cell cycle protein — protein sequence MSSSTTHTSTIGAIGAPSRRNTELALLAFAVVIPLFAYINVGLAIDGELPTGMLGYGCGLGLLAGVSHIVVRKFAPYADPLLLPLATLLNGLGLVVIWRLDQSKRLQQLPNFSAAAPNQLMYSAIGIALFVGVLLLLKDHRVLQRYTYISMVGAIILLLLPLVPGLGMNVFGAKIWIRVGGFSIQPGEFAKIVIAIFFAGYLMVKRDALALASRRFMGLYLPRGRDLGPIVVIWIISILILVFETDLGTSLLFFGMFVVMLYVATERTSWIVFGLLMSAVGAVGVASFEPHVKQRVDAWLDPMREYTLSQEGVVGHSEQAMQALWAFGSGGTLGTGLGQGNSDLIKFAANSDFILATFGEELGLAGIMAILLIYGLIVERGVRTALAARDPFGKLLAIGLSGAFAIQVFVVAGGVMSLIPLTGMTMPFLAYGGSSVIANWALIGILIRISDTARRPAPAPAPNPDAEMTQVVRP from the coding sequence ATGAGCAGTAGCACTACACACACGTCGACCATCGGCGCGATCGGAGCGCCGAGCAGGCGCAACACCGAGCTCGCGCTCCTCGCGTTCGCCGTCGTCATCCCGCTGTTCGCCTACATCAACGTAGGCCTCGCGATCGACGGCGAACTGCCCACAGGCATGCTCGGGTACGGCTGCGGGCTCGGACTGCTCGCCGGTGTCTCCCACATCGTGGTGCGCAAGTTCGCGCCGTACGCCGACCCTCTGCTGCTGCCCCTGGCGACGCTGCTCAACGGGCTCGGTCTCGTCGTCATCTGGCGGCTCGACCAGTCGAAGCGGCTTCAACAGCTGCCCAACTTCAGCGCTGCCGCACCGAACCAGCTGATGTACTCGGCGATCGGTATCGCCCTGTTCGTCGGCGTTCTGCTCCTGCTCAAGGACCACCGCGTCCTGCAGCGCTACACGTACATCTCGATGGTCGGCGCCATCATCCTGCTGCTGCTGCCCCTGGTCCCCGGCCTCGGCATGAACGTGTTCGGCGCCAAGATCTGGATCCGCGTCGGCGGTTTCTCCATCCAGCCCGGTGAGTTCGCGAAGATCGTCATCGCGATCTTCTTCGCGGGCTATCTCATGGTGAAGCGCGACGCCCTGGCCCTGGCCAGCCGCCGCTTCATGGGCCTGTACCTGCCGCGTGGCCGTGACCTGGGCCCCATCGTCGTCATCTGGATCATCTCGATCCTGATCCTGGTCTTCGAGACGGACCTCGGTACCTCGCTGCTGTTCTTCGGCATGTTCGTCGTCATGCTGTACGTCGCCACGGAGCGCACCAGCTGGATCGTGTTCGGTCTGCTGATGTCCGCGGTCGGCGCGGTCGGCGTCGCCTCCTTCGAGCCGCACGTCAAGCAGCGCGTCGACGCGTGGCTCGACCCCATGCGCGAGTACACGCTGAGCCAAGAAGGCGTGGTCGGCCACTCCGAGCAGGCGATGCAGGCCCTGTGGGCCTTCGGCTCCGGCGGCACGCTGGGCACCGGCCTCGGCCAGGGCAACTCCGACCTCATCAAGTTCGCCGCCAACTCGGACTTCATCCTCGCCACCTTCGGCGAAGAGCTGGGTCTCGCCGGAATCATGGCGATCCTGCTGATCTACGGTCTGATCGTGGAGCGCGGCGTCCGAACCGCCCTCGCCGCGCGTGACCCGTTCGGCAAGCTCCTCGCGATCGGCCTGTCCGGCGCCTTCGCCATCCAGGTCTTCGTGGTCGCCGGCGGCGTCATGAGTCTGATCCCGTTGACGGGTATGACCATGCCGTTCCTCGCTTATGGCGGTTCATCGGTGATCGCCAACTGGGCGCTGATCGGAATCCTCATC